The nucleotide sequence CCGATCGTGACGGCCGTGCCGACCCCGCGGGAGCTCTCGATCGCCGCGAAGCCGCCGTCGATGGTCTCCATCCTGCTCAGGATGCTGACGCGCACGCCGAGCCGCTCGGGCGGGATGCGGCGGCTGTTGAAGCCCTGCCCGTCGTCGGCCACGCCGATCTCGACGCCCTGCGGGTCGGCGCTCACGGTCACGGTGCGCAGGACGCCGGCGGCCCCGTCGCGGGGCTTCGCGTGCCGGAGCGTGTTCCGCACGGCCTCGGCCGCCGCCTCGAGGAGGGCCTGCGCGATGTCGGCCGGGACGGTGCCCGCTCCGTCGAGCTGCGTGACGAACCGGATGCCGTCGCTCTGCGACGTGACCGACGAGCGCAGGCGGCTGACGAAGTCGTCGTCGGTGAGCGGCTCGGCGCCGAGCGGGCTCTCGTCGCGGAGGGTGTCGAGGGTCGAGGCCGCCAGGGCCCGGAGGGCGTCGCGCGATGCCGGCGCCGGCCGCGAGGCGATCAGGAGGGCCGACAGCACGTGGTCGTGCACGAGGGCGTCGATGCGCACGCGCTGCTGCACCCGGGCCGAGGCCTCCGCCTCGCGCGAGGTCTCGAGCCTCGCCGCGACGGCCGCGGCGTCCTGTCGAGCGGCGCTCTGCCGCGTCACGACGACCAGCGCGGCGAAGGTGCAGTTCAT is from Frondihabitans australicus and encodes:
- a CDS encoding ATP-binding protein, which encodes MTTLGVRRALGRADRRIGAETETAVRHADEGGASERILRVLYLAVGIGGLVYSAVGLGKTLTQLPLLTPWFGWGGWIFTSGCPLILAALALWAPLRVMRWIGSIYGIVFLLLLVLWPTQQISVGLPHLDSPWTNDILTVPAIAVAISWRTRPLWVYVILSAALSGYVRAMSDPAVGARLAALDATYNLLMNCTFAALVVVTRQSAARQDAAAVAARLETSREAEASARVQQRVRIDALVHDHVLSALLIASRPAPASRDALRALAASTLDTLRDESPLGAEPLTDDDFVSRLRSSVTSQSDGIRFVTQLDGAGTVPADIAQALLEAAAEAVRNTLRHAKPRDGAAGVLRTVTVSADPQGVEIGVADDGQGFNSRRIPPERLGVRVSILSRMETIDGGFAAIESSRGVGTAVTIGWRAGAERPAA